In Herbaspirillum seropedicae, a single window of DNA contains:
- a CDS encoding helix-turn-helix domain-containing protein has translation MKVQPVGAASPSNFYFMNLGSAIQLCRVKQGLSQSALAEKANCSVSYLSMLENSKRDPTLSTIKSIAGALGVPIEILFFLGADEGELAGINKDLAGQLADTALNLLNTRHDE, from the coding sequence GTGAAGGTTCAGCCCGTAGGCGCAGCAAGCCCATCAAATTTTTATTTTATGAATCTCGGTTCCGCCATCCAACTATGCAGGGTAAAGCAGGGGCTTTCTCAGTCCGCCTTGGCTGAGAAGGCAAACTGCTCCGTGTCTTATCTCTCGATGCTAGAGAACTCGAAGAGAGACCCAACGCTGTCGACAATAAAGTCAATTGCAGGCGCTTTGGGTGTGCCCATTGAAATACTGTTCTTCTTGGGTGCAGATGAGGGTGAACTGGCAGGAATAAACAAAGACCTAGCAGGTCAGCTTGCGGATACGGCTCTCAATCTGCTCAATACGCGACATGACGAGTGA
- a CDS encoding reverse transcriptase family protein, translating to MTSEFPNYPHQRIGTLDALARVLAVPKDQLLTVASRAEVLYRIAAQEQKADGSIRQTFDAKPKLKEIQRKIKERLLQKVKFPPYLQGSLKGRSPRLNAESHKGAHLSISEDIQNFFPSVGRDHVVSIWRDFFRFSDEVSELLTALTVKDDGIPQGAITSSYMANLVFWDYEPRLVEQLAAMGLTYTRYVDDVIVSSRQHVTKEVQSLVVAKIYGMLGRYSLRPKRTKHEVSTRSKRMTATKLVINKRVALPKETRQNIRAQVFAIERRVLEGDRGADLVKALASASSRVGRLASMHPTMGQALKARLKVVRTTLASESPPEAFQVAVVSRAPQSVDEDFVPPWV from the coding sequence ATGACGAGTGAGTTTCCCAATTATCCCCACCAAAGAATTGGAACGCTTGATGCGCTAGCACGTGTGCTGGCCGTTCCCAAGGATCAACTACTGACGGTGGCGAGTAGGGCCGAGGTTCTTTACCGGATTGCAGCTCAAGAGCAAAAAGCGGATGGCTCAATCCGTCAAACATTTGATGCTAAGCCCAAGCTAAAAGAGATTCAAAGAAAGATCAAAGAGCGACTGCTGCAGAAGGTCAAATTCCCTCCTTACTTGCAGGGGAGCCTCAAGGGGCGTAGTCCCCGATTAAACGCCGAGTCTCATAAAGGCGCGCATCTTTCCATTTCCGAGGACATTCAGAATTTTTTCCCGAGCGTCGGGCGGGATCACGTCGTGAGTATTTGGCGAGACTTTTTCCGATTTTCGGACGAGGTCTCTGAGCTATTGACTGCGCTAACAGTGAAAGATGATGGAATTCCGCAGGGAGCTATAACTAGCTCCTACATGGCGAATCTTGTTTTTTGGGACTACGAGCCGCGACTAGTTGAGCAGTTGGCAGCTATGGGTCTGACGTATACGCGGTACGTGGATGACGTAATCGTCTCGTCGCGCCAACATGTCACTAAAGAGGTTCAGTCGTTGGTTGTGGCAAAGATTTACGGAATGTTGGGACGTTATTCTCTGCGTCCGAAGCGCACCAAACACGAAGTGTCGACCCGATCCAAAAGGATGACGGCCACGAAACTCGTGATAAACAAGCGGGTGGCACTCCCTAAAGAGACGCGACAAAACATCCGTGCGCAAGTATTTGCGATTGAGCGGAGAGTTCTGGAGGGCGACCGAGGTGCAGATTTGGTAAAAGCTTTGGCGAGCGCATCTAGTCGAGTGGGGCGTCTTGCGAGTATGCACCCGACGATGGGGCAAGCCCTCAAGGCACGGCTTAAGGTCGTTCGTACAACATTGGCTAGCGAATCCCCGCCAGAGGCATTCCAGGTGGCCGTGGTAAGCCGGGCGCCCCAAAGCGTGGATGAGGATTTTGTTCCGCCGTGGGTGTAG